One genomic segment of Amycolatopsis sp. Hca4 includes these proteins:
- a CDS encoding ACP S-malonyltransferase, with the protein MPGDVLMFPGQGAQYPGMGDELFDRYPQLCAQADAAVGYSLTELCRSDPDGRLQQTAHTQPAIYLVSCLAYLAHAERAGGAVTGPLVGHSVGLYAALFAAEVLDLIGGLEIVARRGELMQAVEGGGMLAVLGAGATRVDRDLARWEFFDVEVANYNSPGQVVLSGPAERLAELTPVLEGAGHRCVPLAVSGAFHSRHMEPCRREFARFLLGREFGEPVRPVVSSTTGQVVVAARLLEEMVFQLVKPVRWWQTVEHLARTGATTFHEVGPGTVLTDLTRKILGGAPPRTEQLEMTA; encoded by the coding sequence GTGCCCGGTGACGTCCTGATGTTCCCCGGCCAGGGTGCGCAGTACCCCGGGATGGGGGACGAGCTGTTCGACCGCTACCCGCAGCTGTGCGCGCAGGCCGACGCGGCCGTCGGCTACTCGCTGACGGAGCTGTGCCGGTCCGACCCCGACGGGCGGTTGCAGCAGACCGCGCACACGCAGCCCGCGATCTACCTGGTGAGCTGCCTGGCCTACCTGGCGCACGCCGAGCGGGCCGGCGGGGCGGTGACCGGACCGCTCGTCGGCCACAGCGTGGGCTTGTACGCCGCGCTGTTCGCCGCCGAGGTGCTCGATCTGATCGGCGGGCTGGAGATCGTCGCCCGGCGCGGCGAGCTGATGCAGGCGGTCGAGGGCGGCGGGATGCTCGCCGTGCTCGGCGCCGGTGCCACCCGGGTGGACCGGGACCTCGCGCGCTGGGAGTTCTTCGACGTGGAAGTGGCCAACTACAACAGCCCCGGCCAGGTCGTGCTCAGCGGTCCGGCCGAGCGCCTCGCCGAGCTGACCCCGGTGCTGGAAGGGGCCGGGCACCGCTGTGTGCCGCTGGCGGTCAGCGGGGCGTTCCACTCCCGGCACATGGAACCGTGCCGGCGTGAATTCGCCCGGTTCCTGCTCGGACGCGAGTTCGGGGAGCCGGTGCGGCCGGTGGTCTCCAGCACCACCGGACAGGTGGTCGTGGCCGCCCGCCTGCTCGAGGAAATGGTCTTCCAGCTGGTGAAACCGGTGCGCTGGTGGCAGACCGTGGAACACCTGGCCCGCACCGGGGCCACGACCTTCCACGAGGTCGGGCCCGGCACGGTGCTGACCGACCTGACCCGGAAGATCCTCGGCGGCGCGCCGCCCCGGACAGAGCAGCTGGAGATGACGGCATGA
- a CDS encoding FAD-dependent oxidoreductase, translating into MTAGRSRVAVVGGGGAGSVAAWLLSRTHEVVLFEADERLGGHAYSHPVETGAGEVRVDMGVEHFTEKLAPNLHRLLTGFGIGTYVAPSSIRVAFPGPGRTWSNQDRSGALRAELIDEFDRFHLAMNQVAASADERLRGLSIGEYLDENGYSRAFKHQAVDPIMSVYSGCHAPSLDYSLMYVALSFSMNLLSFFAPGYWRKADGGIHRYLDVIAAQLGDRVRLATPVEAIVPSPGGGVLLSACGEEHHFDAVVVATHADIAHKMLRDAGPRYGELLGGFAYVPVESVLHQDTSWLGDDGSDVYCRFRMGPGFDLARAEEATGSLTRDCSVLHALRDVEEPVLITFDPQEPVEETKVLARRRWKLPQLRPADVRHKRRLAGLQGRDGIWFCGTDTSVTGHEGAIVSGMVVAARLGVPHPFADDPGAAAQFKVVEEFMGV; encoded by the coding sequence ATGACGGCAGGACGCAGCCGGGTGGCGGTCGTGGGTGGCGGCGGAGCGGGGTCCGTGGCGGCCTGGCTGCTTTCCCGCACCCACGAGGTGGTGCTGTTCGAAGCCGACGAACGGCTCGGTGGGCACGCCTACAGCCATCCCGTCGAGACCGGTGCCGGCGAAGTGCGGGTCGACATGGGAGTCGAGCACTTCACGGAGAAACTGGCACCCAACCTGCACCGGCTGCTGACCGGGTTCGGGATCGGCACCTACGTCGCCCCGTCGTCGATCCGGGTCGCGTTCCCCGGGCCCGGCCGGACCTGGAGCAACCAGGACCGCAGCGGGGCGCTCCGGGCCGAGCTGATCGACGAGTTCGACCGCTTCCACCTGGCCATGAACCAGGTCGCGGCATCGGCCGACGAGCGGCTGCGCGGGCTGAGCATCGGCGAGTACCTCGACGAAAACGGCTACTCGCGCGCCTTCAAGCACCAGGCCGTCGACCCGATCATGAGCGTCTACTCGGGCTGCCACGCGCCTTCACTGGACTACTCGCTGATGTACGTCGCGCTGTCGTTCAGCATGAACCTGCTGTCCTTCTTCGCGCCCGGCTACTGGCGCAAAGCCGACGGCGGCATCCACCGCTACCTGGACGTCATCGCCGCGCAGCTGGGCGACCGGGTCCGCCTGGCCACCCCGGTCGAAGCGATCGTGCCGTCGCCCGGCGGCGGGGTGCTGCTGTCCGCCTGCGGCGAGGAACACCACTTCGACGCCGTCGTCGTCGCCACCCACGCCGACATCGCGCACAAGATGCTGCGCGACGCGGGCCCGCGGTACGGGGAACTGCTCGGCGGATTCGCCTACGTGCCGGTGGAAAGCGTGCTGCACCAGGACACGAGCTGGCTCGGCGACGACGGTTCCGACGTGTACTGCCGGTTCCGCATGGGGCCGGGGTTCGACCTCGCGCGCGCCGAAGAGGCCACCGGGAGCCTCACCCGCGACTGCTCCGTCCTGCACGCCCTCCGCGACGTCGAGGAGCCGGTGCTGATCACCTTCGACCCCCAGGAACCGGTCGAGGAAACGAAGGTGCTCGCCCGCCGGCGGTGGAAACTGCCGCAGCTGCGCCCGGCCGACGTCCGCCACAAGCGGCGGCTGGCCGGGCTGCAGGGTCGTGACGGCATCTGGTTCTGCGGCACGGACACGAGCGTCACCGGCCACGAAGGCGCGATCGTCTCCGGGATGGTGGTCGCCGCCCGGCTCGGCGTGCCGCACCCGTTCGCCGACGACCCGGGCGCCGCCGCCCAGTTCAAGGTCGTCGAGGAGTTCATGGGCGTCTGA
- a CDS encoding beta-ketoacyl synthase N-terminal-like domain-containing protein, giving the protein MNQQYERPGADAVRRAEVGGLAFAPRWSTGALPAAAPRPGGTRVFLVPPGQEALRRELTEAFPHEDVVALRDPLTVPPDGAHLVFVSRTSWSDGVRDDDLTALLRLVRALDSRPAVTLDVVTDKAVPSPLFPAAGHPVDGVHVGLARTLAAERPEWRVRCLCLSDLSASTLDRALGLALPDAPGKALCLDGDRIATAGMAPVRLGEWPSRPAFRTGGTYVILGGTGGLGGVLAEYLAEHYRAEIVLLGRRGPEHTEAARRRLGELGARAVHHHQADLADGAALRAALDRHDVVHGVIHSALVLDDATLATMSDRRLLDVLRPKVHGTHQLVQALRGRELDFCLFFSSLQSYLANAGQGNYAAASVAADSYADLIREALLIDARVVNWGYWGSVGIVAKPEYRERMRRLGVGSLEPAEGLAVVERLLAGEHRQITVVKATPEALQRMDITPHETAAETSGPAALVPPFADDTPEATRNRALAERIEAYARSALHRTDLPSVAIPRHARLLSAVRAIPDAPSPSRAELVREYPDLAGHLTLLDRCVESLPAVLRGDLDPLEVVFPGGSFELVAPVYRSNPIADHFNGVSADVVAAYQRQVSGRELRILEIGAGTGSTTRFVLDRLDPHDVSYAFTDLSHAFLNRARDAFAEHPYLRFEICDVTDPPPAYEGRFDVVVATNVLHATPDVPTTLRNVRRMLRDGGILVLGEITARQDYATLTFGLTDGWWLGNDAYRLEHSPLLSGTQWRRLLAEAGFGDVASHGGDEQQVLVAAAGPAASPAHPAPDGVGLTERVEGFVRGVIAETMRFEVSEVERDRPFRDMGIDSLIAMELLKPLREVVGYLPATVLFEFPTVARLAGHLVSEHGEVLSEAFPGEPEEPARPGSDGVGLTERVEGFVRGVIAETMRFEVSEVERDRPFRDMGIDSLIAMELLKPLREVVGYLPATVLFEFPTVARLAGHLVSEHGEVLSEAFPGEPEEPARPGSDGVGLTERVEGFVRGVIAETMRFEVSEVERDRPFRDMGIDSLIAMELLKPLREVVGYLPATVLFEFPTVARLAEHLVSEHRAALEGEFDGGPAAEPVAEAETRDELAVRDGDVAVIGMSARLPGARTVDEFWANLVAGVDATSEVPSGRWKVDVTAGPEPLSYTGRGAFIDDVDAFDHTFFTLTPRDAAVMDPQERLVLEQTYQALLDAGYSRAGLAGGDTGVFVGVMNGGYAWHTPADPAEPPTTSLFWSMANRTSYHFDWHGPSLAVDTACSASLTALHLACQSLRTGECRQAVVSGVNLITHPRQFRLLSGMGMLSRGGTCRPFGEGADGFVDGEGVVCLVLKPLADARRDGDRVHAVIAGSAINAGGRANGYTAPNVDAQHALITRALSAAGIPPEGVGYVEAHGTGTELGDPIEVRALGKAYAAAGTERIRLGSVKAGIGHLESAAGLAGVLKAVLQMRHRKLVPSLHADRTNPHIDFPATPFVLNTQPAEWPDPLPLVSAVSSFGAGGANAHVVLRGVPAQDPAPPRPERDCYVIPLSHHSSAGLQLLMDDLRASLLGRRVDMDALAHTLSCRRDAFRHRVALVCRDQDDLVRQLGVDLQRRGARTPSGPAGVLTADTAPAVAAFFESGGDPGWDGFYPPRPPVSLPGYPFLRHRHWVASVESDLGGLGELVAAHRIGGEAVAPAAWSLSVLSRHAGGKTLGHVLWQRPVTDPGAVEVVTRGRELSLVDNKGGDPFCTAEVVDPGDARPFATAPAEGGRRLDGEEVYARFRELGYDYGPALRGVRWAEVAPGAVRAFLHVDRDWGFELSPALLDAGMQLSILLSASDDPAAPVFVPYHLGRLKVVRAPRDEAVFCECTERAGGSARTRTFDFRFTDVDGNPLVLLEEAVSVAAGGAPAPRRAPSAFEVFELS; this is encoded by the coding sequence GTGAACCAGCAGTACGAACGCCCCGGCGCCGACGCGGTGCGCCGCGCCGAAGTCGGCGGGCTCGCGTTCGCGCCGCGGTGGTCGACCGGCGCCCTCCCCGCCGCGGCACCCCGTCCCGGGGGCACCCGGGTGTTCCTGGTGCCGCCCGGCCAGGAGGCCCTCCGCCGCGAACTGACCGAAGCGTTCCCGCACGAAGACGTCGTCGCGCTGCGCGACCCGCTGACCGTGCCGCCGGACGGCGCGCACCTGGTCTTCGTCTCCCGCACGTCGTGGTCCGACGGGGTGCGGGACGACGACCTCACCGCCCTGCTGCGCCTCGTTCGGGCACTGGATTCCCGGCCGGCGGTCACACTCGACGTCGTCACCGACAAGGCCGTGCCGAGCCCGCTGTTCCCGGCCGCGGGCCACCCGGTCGACGGCGTGCACGTCGGCCTCGCGCGGACCCTCGCCGCGGAACGGCCGGAGTGGCGGGTCCGCTGCCTGTGCCTGAGCGACCTCTCCGCGTCCACACTGGACCGGGCGCTCGGCCTCGCCCTGCCCGATGCGCCCGGCAAGGCGCTCTGCCTCGACGGCGACCGGATCGCCACCGCCGGGATGGCTCCGGTGCGGCTGGGGGAGTGGCCGTCGCGGCCGGCGTTCCGGACCGGCGGCACCTACGTGATCCTGGGTGGCACCGGCGGTCTCGGGGGAGTGCTCGCCGAGTACCTGGCCGAGCACTACCGGGCCGAGATCGTCCTGCTCGGCCGGCGCGGGCCCGAGCACACCGAGGCCGCCCGGCGGCGGCTCGGCGAGCTGGGCGCCCGCGCGGTGCACCACCACCAGGCCGACCTGGCCGACGGCGCCGCCCTGCGCGCCGCGTTGGACCGGCACGACGTCGTGCACGGCGTCATCCACTCCGCGCTGGTGCTCGACGACGCCACCTTGGCCACCATGAGCGACCGGCGGCTGCTGGACGTGCTGCGGCCGAAGGTGCACGGCACGCACCAGCTCGTGCAGGCGCTGCGCGGGCGGGAGCTCGACTTCTGCCTGTTCTTCTCCTCGCTGCAGTCCTATCTGGCCAATGCGGGGCAGGGGAACTACGCCGCGGCGAGCGTGGCCGCCGACTCCTACGCCGACCTGATCCGCGAGGCGCTGCTCATCGACGCCCGGGTCGTGAACTGGGGCTACTGGGGCTCGGTCGGGATCGTCGCGAAGCCGGAGTACCGCGAACGGATGCGGCGGCTCGGCGTCGGTTCCCTCGAGCCGGCCGAAGGCCTCGCCGTCGTCGAGCGGCTCCTCGCGGGCGAGCACCGGCAGATCACCGTCGTCAAGGCCACCCCGGAGGCGTTGCAGCGCATGGACATCACCCCGCACGAGACCGCAGCAGAGACCTCGGGACCCGCGGCGCTGGTGCCACCGTTCGCCGACGACACGCCGGAGGCGACCCGCAACCGGGCGCTGGCGGAGCGGATCGAGGCCTACGCCCGGTCCGCCCTGCACCGGACCGACCTGCCTTCGGTGGCGATCCCGCGGCACGCGCGGCTGCTGTCCGCGGTCCGGGCCATTCCGGACGCGCCGTCGCCTTCGCGTGCCGAACTCGTGCGCGAGTACCCGGACCTGGCGGGACACCTGACGTTGCTCGACCGCTGCGTCGAGAGCCTGCCCGCCGTGCTGCGCGGCGACCTCGACCCACTGGAGGTGGTGTTCCCCGGCGGCAGTTTCGAGCTGGTCGCCCCGGTCTACCGCAGCAACCCGATCGCCGACCACTTCAACGGCGTCTCCGCCGACGTGGTCGCCGCCTACCAGCGGCAGGTGTCCGGAAGGGAGCTGCGGATCCTGGAGATCGGCGCGGGCACCGGCAGCACCACCCGGTTCGTGCTCGACCGCCTCGACCCGCACGACGTGTCCTACGCCTTCACCGACCTCTCGCACGCGTTCCTCAACCGCGCCCGCGACGCGTTCGCCGAGCACCCGTACCTGCGCTTCGAGATCTGCGACGTCACCGATCCGCCGCCGGCCTACGAGGGCCGGTTCGACGTCGTGGTGGCCACCAACGTCCTGCACGCCACCCCGGACGTGCCGACGACTTTGCGCAACGTGCGCCGGATGCTGCGAGACGGCGGAATCCTCGTGTTGGGCGAGATCACCGCGCGCCAGGACTACGCCACGCTGACCTTCGGCCTGACCGACGGCTGGTGGCTGGGCAACGACGCCTACCGGCTCGAGCACAGCCCGCTGCTGTCCGGGACGCAGTGGCGACGGCTGCTGGCCGAGGCGGGTTTCGGTGACGTGGCGTCCCACGGGGGCGACGAGCAGCAGGTCCTGGTGGCCGCCGCCGGCCCGGCCGCTTCGCCCGCGCACCCGGCTCCGGACGGCGTGGGTTTGACGGAGCGGGTCGAGGGGTTTGTGCGTGGGGTGATTGCGGAGACGATGCGGTTCGAGGTGTCCGAGGTGGAGCGGGATCGGCCGTTTCGGGACATGGGGATCGATTCGTTGATCGCGATGGAGTTGTTGAAGCCGTTGCGTGAGGTGGTGGGTTATCTGCCGGCGACGGTGTTGTTCGAGTTCCCGACGGTGGCGCGGTTGGCGGGGCATCTGGTGTCGGAGCACGGGGAGGTGTTGAGCGAGGCGTTTCCTGGTGAGCCGGAAGAGCCTGCGCGCCCGGGTTCGGACGGCGTGGGTTTGACGGAGCGGGTCGAGGGGTTTGTGCGTGGGGTGATTGCGGAGACGATGCGGTTCGAGGTGTCCGAGGTGGAGCGGGATCGGCCGTTTCGGGACATGGGGATCGATTCGTTGATCGCGATGGAGTTGTTGAAGCCGTTGCGTGAGGTGGTGGGTTATCTGCCGGCGACGGTGTTGTTCGAGTTCCCGACGGTGGCGCGGTTGGCGGGGCATCTGGTGTCGGAGCACGGGGAGGTGTTGAGCGAGGCGTTTCCTGGTGAGCCGGAAGAGCCTGCGCGCCCGGGTTCGGACGGCGTGGGTTTGACGGAGCGGGTCGAGGGGTTTGTGCGTGGGGTGATTGCGGAGACGATGCGGTTCGAGGTGTCCGAGGTGGAGCGGGATCGGCCGTTTCGGGACATGGGGATCGATTCGTTGATCGCGATGGAGTTGTTGAAGCCGTTGCGTGAGGTGGTGGGTTATCTGCCGGCGACGGTGTTGTTCGAGTTCCCCACCGTGGCCCGGCTCGCGGAGCATCTCGTGTCGGAGCACCGTGCCGCCCTGGAAGGGGAATTCGACGGCGGCCCGGCAGCCGAACCCGTTGCGGAAGCGGAAACCAGGGACGAGCTGGCCGTGCGGGACGGCGACGTCGCCGTCATCGGGATGTCCGCGCGCCTGCCCGGTGCGCGGACCGTCGACGAGTTCTGGGCCAACCTCGTCGCCGGGGTCGATGCCACCTCCGAGGTGCCGTCCGGGCGGTGGAAGGTCGACGTCACCGCCGGTCCCGAGCCGCTGAGCTACACCGGTCGCGGTGCCTTCATCGACGACGTCGACGCGTTCGACCACACCTTCTTCACCCTCACCCCGCGCGACGCGGCCGTGATGGACCCCCAGGAACGCCTGGTCCTGGAGCAGACCTACCAGGCGCTGCTCGACGCCGGGTACAGCCGGGCCGGGCTGGCCGGCGGCGACACCGGCGTGTTCGTCGGCGTGATGAACGGCGGCTACGCCTGGCACACACCCGCCGATCCGGCCGAGCCGCCCACGACCTCGCTGTTCTGGTCGATGGCGAACCGCACCTCCTACCACTTCGACTGGCACGGGCCGAGCCTGGCCGTAGACACCGCCTGCTCGGCTTCGCTGACCGCCCTGCACCTCGCCTGCCAGTCGCTGCGCACCGGCGAGTGCCGGCAGGCCGTGGTCAGCGGGGTCAACCTGATCACCCACCCGCGGCAGTTCCGGCTGCTCAGCGGCATGGGCATGCTCTCGCGCGGCGGCACCTGCCGCCCGTTCGGCGAGGGGGCCGACGGATTCGTCGACGGGGAAGGAGTCGTGTGCCTGGTCCTCAAACCGCTGGCCGACGCCCGGCGTGACGGCGACCGCGTGCACGCCGTCATCGCCGGCTCCGCGATCAACGCGGGCGGCCGGGCCAACGGCTACACCGCGCCCAACGTCGACGCCCAGCACGCCCTGATCACCCGCGCGCTGTCCGCCGCCGGCATCCCGCCCGAGGGGGTCGGCTACGTCGAAGCGCACGGCACCGGCACCGAACTCGGGGACCCGATCGAGGTCCGGGCGCTCGGCAAGGCCTACGCCGCGGCCGGTACCGAGCGCATCCGGCTCGGGTCGGTCAAGGCGGGCATCGGTCACCTCGAGTCGGCGGCGGGCCTGGCCGGGGTGCTCAAGGCCGTCCTGCAGATGCGCCACCGCAAGCTCGTGCCTTCGCTGCACGCCGACCGGACCAACCCGCACATCGACTTCCCGGCCACGCCTTTCGTGCTGAACACCCAGCCGGCCGAGTGGCCGGATCCGCTGCCGCTGGTCTCCGCCGTCAGTTCCTTCGGAGCCGGTGGCGCCAACGCCCACGTCGTCCTCCGCGGGGTGCCGGCGCAGGACCCGGCGCCGCCCCGGCCCGAGCGGGACTGCTACGTCATCCCGCTCTCGCACCACAGCAGTGCGGGGCTGCAGTTGCTCATGGACGACCTGCGCGCCTCGCTGCTCGGCCGCCGCGTCGACATGGACGCACTGGCGCACACCCTGTCCTGCCGCCGCGACGCCTTCCGGCACCGGGTGGCCCTCGTCTGCCGCGACCAGGACGACCTGGTCCGGCAGCTCGGCGTCGACCTGCAGCGGCGGGGCGCCCGGACGCCGTCCGGACCGGCCGGGGTGCTCACCGCGGACACCGCGCCGGCGGTGGCCGCCTTCTTCGAATCCGGCGGCGATCCCGGCTGGGACGGCTTCTACCCGCCTCGTCCGCCGGTTTCCCTGCCGGGCTACCCGTTCCTGCGCCACCGGCACTGGGTCGCCTCCGTCGAGTCGGACCTGGGCGGTCTCGGCGAGCTGGTGGCCGCGCACCGGATCGGCGGCGAGGCGGTCGCGCCCGCCGCGTGGTCACTGTCGGTGCTGTCTCGGCACGCCGGCGGCAAGACACTCGGGCACGTGCTGTGGCAGCGGCCGGTCACCGACCCCGGTGCCGTCGAGGTCGTCACCCGCGGCCGCGAACTGTCCCTTGTGGACAACAAGGGCGGCGATCCGTTCTGCACCGCCGAAGTGGTCGACCCCGGCGACGCCCGCCCGTTCGCCACGGCACCGGCGGAGGGAGGCCGCCGGCTGGACGGCGAAGAGGTCTACGCCCGGTTCCGCGAGCTGGGCTACGACTACGGACCGGCCCTGCGCGGGGTGCGGTGGGCCGAAGTCGCCCCCGGCGCGGTCCGTGCGTTCCTGCACGTGGATCGGGACTGGGGGTTCGAGCTGTCGCCGGCCCTGCTGGACGCGGGCATGCAGCTGTCGATCCTGCTTTCGGCGAGCGACGACCCGGCCGCCCCGGTGTTCGTCCCGTACCACCTGGGGCGGCTGAAGGTCGTGCGCGCCCCGCGCGACGAGGCCGTGTTCTGCGAATGCACCGAACGCGCCGGCGGCTCCGCCCGCACCCGCACCTTCGACTTCCGGTTCACCGACGTCGACGGCAATCCTCTGGTGCTGCTGGAGGAAGCGGTGTCCGTCGCGGCAGGCGGGGCGCCCGCGCCCCGGCGGGCCCCGTCCGCGTTCGAAGTCTTCGAGCTGAGCTGA